The following is a genomic window from Xyrauchen texanus isolate HMW12.3.18 chromosome 6, RBS_HiC_50CHRs, whole genome shotgun sequence.
ACTTCAGCCCAGATTCTGATATGAACTGAATATGAGCCGGCCTAAAGGCGCTGTTGCTGTGTTTCAACTCGATCACTCGATTTTGAGAATATAAACAGGATTTTTTCAATAGAAATCGTCTCTAGAGCTTAGAGTGGGAGCAGAGCCTCTTAGTATTGAATCAATGAGCTTATTTTAGCCTCCCCACCTGCACACAAACAATGTCTGGAGAGCatacaggcttttttttttttagcattcaaCCCCTTCCCGCACTAAAATCCTGCTCTAGTTTATCTGGATTGGGTTGTGCTTTGTATCATGTCATTAGAATGGATCTCTTCTTTGAAGTGCTCTTCAGTGTGTTTGAGAAAGATGTGTCCTCTCTCTTTGCtacaaaaacatacagtactgtcaACTTTGtttcaaaatctagtgagctgtctacctaAACAGATTTTCAAGACATTATACACtgcaaataattgtattatatatatatatatatatatatatatatatatatatagaccgaTCAGCGACAACATTGAAAccccctgcctaatattgtgtaggtccccatcatgccgccaaaacagcgccaacccacatctcagaaaagcattcttctcaccacaattgtagagagcagttatttgagttacagtagacattgtcagttcaaatcagtctggccattctctgacctctctcattaacaaggcatttccatccacagaactgccactcacaggatgttttttgtttttggcaccattcggagtaaattctagagactgttgtgtgtgaaaatctcaggagatcaacagttacagaaatactcaaaccagcctgtctggcaccaacaatcatgccactgtctaaATCACTGATAtccaattttttccccattctgatggttgatgtgaacattagatagacattagataatcacatggatgattgttggtgccagacaggctggtttgggtatttctgtaactgctgatctccagggatttacacacacaacagtctctagaattctctagaattgttttgtcttgttttctagtaacAATATCAAAATACCCTTTAAACACAAAGCAAAGGATATATTTACTTGAAAGTAAAAATGACATACTGTACtctattaagtcttgttttcagagaagatGGCAGATGGTGTAGTCGTTTATTCAATATCGATGTACAACAAATTAAATTGTTATCGTTTTACTCAGTATTTTTTGTGCTATGTATTTATATGCCTATTAGAGTATTATGCTGTTAGCTTAGAGCTCACATATTCTGAATGGTTTGATTGGATCATTTCCTCTCTTCTCTTTATTGATTTCAGAGCTGAACAGAGCCCTGCCAAAGCAATCCAAGAAGACCTGCATCGTAAAAATGGTTGGCACAAGGAACCTGTGGAAGAATATCGTGGTGCTCTGCGTCAACTCGTAAATTCCTTTTCATTATGCTGTACCAATCTGTGTGcgggtttgtttgtgtgttgattCAAGTGTGGAATGGGATGctatttaatattaaaaacattcCAATGCTATTAACTCTCTGTCTCAGACTAGCAGGTTATGGGATCCATCACTGCTTTGCACGCAGTATGATGGACCAAGACATGGAGACGACCACCATGTTCCACAATTTCTATGCTGACTACTACACCATGGCGGGTATTGCCGTGGCATCCTGCGTGGCACTGTGCCCTGCTGTGGGCGTGATGGGTCGGCGTGGAGGACTCCTCATGTTCATGATCATCACCGCACTGGCATCCCTTCTTCAGCTGGGACTGCTCAACTgtgagagaacacacacacacacacccagcacAATGCATCCTTGTACTCCGCAATCACAATTAACATAAGTACTGCAACTCTTGTACATAAATTGACATCTGCATGTGCTTTTTTGGGAATGTGACAGCTTACTCCTGAAATGTTAGATTTTAGTGCATTTGTTTATGAGTGTATTGGTGGTGTATTGAACTCtcttaaaacacttttcacactagttctgttcattttgaaaatacatattgtaTTTCACAAGGTTCATTTCAAAGCTATTTATGTATCCTTAATACAActgtataataatttaaaaacattttatttgacaaaaaaactcGATCTGGTTTGTTGTTCTCAAATGAAATGtacctttttatatattttaaatatttagatattttttattttcttcaaacatcacatgTTGCATATTTCATATCAAGCTTATTGTCCTTTCATAAGCCTTAATTATTTGCAAAATTGTGTTGGTCCTAATAGAAATTAAGGCACAACTACAGAATAGTCgtaatttgtgtaaaaaataacagAAATCATTTTGATAAGAAATATTGAATTGGCTTACCAGTATGTTTATGTAATTGTATTATTTCATAGATTTAAACATGTATaaataattcatgtttttttcaatGGATTTTCATAGTATAAAACTGAAAGTCTCGGTCTGGGACGATGGAAAAACtataaaatctatacataaaagacgtttgaaaagtatgaaaaataaatgaggatggcatggaaaaaaaaacattcaagacTGGTTTAAAGTGACactcatataacaaaaataaatacataaataaaatgatatgtatatacacagtcctgtgcaaaagtcttaagcacataagatgtttcacaaaagcatttgtcttaagatggttattatatcttcagctttagtgtgtcaagaggaaatataaatgttatactcccaaacattaatatagcaaaaagaaaagattagaataaaagaacagggagtcctgcaacagatgtcatgacccccacagagtcccccactgaacatcatgtcatccTGAGATaacaaagagacagaagcaattgagacagctgaAATAGACTGTGGCCAATTCTCCaacaagcttggaacatcctatctgacaacaaccaagaaaaactgtccaggtgtacctaggacaAGTGGTGCTGttacactgaatattgatttagctttttttatgttaactggactttgtatgacattaagcgataaatgaaaactattcatgtcattatttttgaagacatcctcccaatgcaacatttttcatcagtgcctaaaacttttgcacagtactgtgtgtgtgtgtgtgtgtgtgtgtgtgtgtgtgtgtgtatgtgtatatatatatatatataactaaatatCAAACACCAAACACTGGGACATAAAAATGGctgtagttgaagaaacactaGTATACTTTCATGACTTTCCAAAAGCCTAGTTTCATATTTGTCGTTTTTCTGTGGGTTTGTTTTCCCCCTATGTGCTCCATCCATGATGAATGAAGTGTTGGGAAAGTACAGTGTTCAGCTGAATATCGGTAAAGTATAACAAACTTTACCACAATCTTCTCTTCATATCTCAATCTCAGAAGTTAACTTACATTTAAAGGTGTTTTCTTTTGTTAATgtcaaatactttcttctatccagCTAAATgtgtagagacaactataagtaaatcatttgtaggttgatttccccccaAAACACTCCTAAACGTCCCAGCTAGCCTGACATATACTGTAGGTTTGGGaaccctgtttgaaaacagtcattcatTTTGACATTTAGAAATTATGCATTTCTCCTGTAGCTGAAGACATTTGTGGTGGGTTGCTTATTTTCTAGGTTTGTCACGTCAGTCTGGGTAGCCCCACCCcaagtgaaatctcattggtccaaaatcctgctcaACATAGCCTATATAAAACCACAAGTATGATCTGATTGGCTATTATTTTGCTTTAAGCTAAGATGGAACAATTAATTGACACTTGAAACTTGTCTTGGCATGCATTCATGCAATTACGTGAGGTGTGccacacaacaaaacacaaagggTGAATATCAGGCAAAAGTTCAATCTTATTCACTGTCATATCAGTCACAGAAAGTAAGCACTGGCTGAATTCTGTAGtcttacagtttaattttaagaGGATTACTTGACTCCTCTCCTTTCTCTTAGCGCAGCTAGAGGTTTTAATGAAACCTACAGGATGTTTCAATAAGGCCAGCTGTGGTCGGTCTGCATGCCTCAGCTAGCGTTCATAATTCTTGTATTAGACTCTATCCTCAGTAATGTTCTCTCTAGTTGTCAAAGAGGCAGGGATCTGTCCCACTGTCAGAGCCAAGAACAATGAGTGCAGTCAGTACATGTTCTCTACGTTTCCTCAGGCCCATGGCCTTGCTGGAATTACAATGATGTTACTGAGAGTTCGCAAACATGTCATTGCCTTGGGTGTTAATAAGAAAACTCCCGTTAAACAGTTAGtactttttattagattttttttaacattttggacAAAAGGTTCTAAGTTTTGTTATTGATCATTACAGACAttgtgtatttttacattttctgaagaaattaaTAATGGTCCTTGCCTGTATAAAAGTCCCCTCCACTATGCCAGGgtatatgtggttgctagggtgttttgggatGGTTGTTATGTTGTTGCTTTCTGGCCCAAggcaaaagagcccaccccaagtCTCTGATATGCTGCTCTCTAGATATGGTTTGGGTCCCTTCTTCAATATCTGTGGGATTTTTGGTGAAAATCATCTGATCGCTTAGAGAAGTACACATATCTCTCATTCATGTCTCCAGTTACTTGCTGAAGTTTTAAGCTTAGGGTTAGGGCTTTGTTCAAATACCTTaccttaagtatgagcaatagaaaTAGTGATGATCTTAGCAAAACACCACTAATGAAAACATTCCCTTGCACCTCACCTTCATCATAGTATCAAATGGCTAATATTAGAATCAGGTGCACCTAAAGGGCACTGCATTATGTAAACCACAGACACCCATCATCCAGAAATAAAGAGCCAAGGCTCTCCTGAGAAACACTGTGAATGTACAATATGTATGATTTAAACCAAATTCCATACAGTATTCACTCTGTCACTCCACTGAAAGATCATCTGGGTAGTTGACACATGaagtaaaaatattatatatatattctatacccATGAATGGCTTGGTGAATGACCTATAGTTGTCTCTGGATATTAAAATTGGGAAGAAAGGAGAAAAAATATTGCAAAGAATCATTTTCCTATCCTTGCATTTAAATTAGTGGAAAACACTTTTTATTGGGTTATGTATACTGTTTCATGTATTGTTTCTCCTTTTGGAAAATGATAAAtgagtcatcttttttttttaactctttatCCCTTGCTTGCCACAGAACGCTCTGATACACTGAAGTCCAATTTCTCAGTGGCTTTCTCCATCATTGGCATGTTCTCCTCCCACGCTGTCAGCAACCTAAGCATCTTTTTTTGTGCTGAAATCACTCCTACTGTTATTAGGTGAGCTATTCCGCATGAAAGAGTTATGGGACACTTTCTGGTAGTAAAATGTGATATTGTAAAAAAACAAGTTTAACGCCCTGTATTTTGAGACATATTTTTGAAGGGGTCTATATATTGTGTTGGATCCTTTTATTTCATTTAGTGAAGATGGTCAATCGTTAAAATTTGGTCATTTATCACAGGTGTATCACCCCAATACGTTATAGGACTCCATTTGTTAAACTTGACTCATTCTCACTTTATACCCCTAACCTTGTTCTTCATCTTCTACTCTATAGGGGTGGTGGGCTAGGCCTCGTCCTGGCCAGTGCTGGATTTGGCATGCTGACAGCACCTATCATGGAGCTACATAACCAAAAAGGCTATTTTCTGCATCATGTCATTTTTGCATGCTGCACTCTTATCTGCATCATTTGCATCCTGCTACTGCCAGAGACTCGCAATCGGTCACTACCAGAAACATTAGCTGATGGTGAAAGTTACACTCGTCAACCGCTACAGCTGCCTCGCAAGCCAGGCGAGCAACGCCTCCTGCTGACCAAGTCTGAGAGCCGTGAGTATGCCAGGGTGGGCGATACACCTCTGCATGAAGCGGCTGCCACTGCTATTTCCACTATGGACTCTACAGCCTCATCCGCCGTCGAACTCCCAACGCTCCAGGATGTCCCTGTCCAGCAAGCGACTGGTACAGTACAACTATTAAGGATGAAGATATTGAGCTCTACCAAAGAGCAAGGTGAAATCAAGCAAAACTTTGATGAGTGTCCCACATCTGTTACCACGCTGGAATCTTCTGCCCCATCTCTAGAGGACCCTCTCCTCACCTCTATTCCAAACACCTCAACCCCAATCTCTATTAATTCTCTTCGGGTATCTAAAATGGAATCTCCCCCTGATGTTATCTTAGATGTCCTGCCTTCTTGCACTTTGGACACTCCTTTGATCACCGATCTGGTCCTGGAGTCTCCTGCTTCTTCTTTAATTGATCAGTCCTCAGCCTCAACAAGTGATGTCCAAACTCTAACACTTGTAGATATAGTTATTCCTCCCCCTGTGGAATCTCCTGCTCCAGGTGCCAATGAAAGCAAATACCAAGCTGGGATGGACTCTACAGACCCTCTTCTAGACTCCAGTCTCCACCTCACAGTGGCATCCCCAGAAACACCAGTAGATGACACCATTCCTCTCTCTGCAATGAACCTGTCTGATCCATTACCCCCCGCCACCGGACAAATTCCCATCGACCCTTTAAATGACATTCCTCCCCCTTGCTCAAGAGAATCATCTGTTCATCTTGTCATTGAATTTCAACCCCCTTCCCCAACAGAACGGTCATTACAACCAATAATAGACCCCCAATCTTCTGCCtcgtcaagtcaagttcatgctATTCCACCTCAGTCTTTCTCTTCTCCTATAGATTCTGGCACTCCATTATTACACTCAGTGTCTTCCTCTGCGATAGACTCCATAGAATCTGGCCCTCCTTCATCAGCTGTACTGGAGACATTAAGAAATGGTGCTGCACTCCTGTCTACGGCAAACTTAACTGCACCTCATGCTACAAGCACAGACTCTGTTACTGAATCTGGCCACCCTTGCATGGCAGACTCGACCCTTTCCTCGCCCATTGACTCAAGTATATCTCCAACCTTGATCATCACAGAAACCTGCAGTGCTAGTGGGGTTTCACCTTTATGATGGACATATTCACTTGGTGAGCAGCCTTATAAGAAGTACTCGTCACCTAAGGTGGACTCATGTATTTTAAATGTCTGAAGTGTTTTGCTTTCCAGGAGCTATGACCCAGGAAAGGCAAAGCGAGGAGAAGGTATAAAAGGATATGGCACTAACCATAAGTAGGAACAACCATAAGAAAATCATTGTCCAAAGGGTCTTTTCTGTCCCTTGGTTTCCATGGCTTAATCAGCCCTCCTCCATTGGTGCCAGTATCGGCTTTTTGAGCAACTAGATCCAAAACTCCAAATGTTATATTTGAGCTTCTTTTATTAAAAACACTAAGGCCACCAGTGACAGGTTCCCACTTGAGTAACACTGGAATTCTCTAGTCAGGTGATTAGACTTCTATCTGCGTGTTTGATAGCAATTTAAAACAATGATTTATCAAAAGTAGTCAGACGTGAATAGTGCTGAGTAATACTCTCAGTCCTGTGACAGGAATTTAGACACATTAAATGCAGTTCTATCAAGAAAGAGCACTATGCCAAATGTTTAAAGAGATATTTGCTAAAAAGGGAATTCCTCACTAACCCACCTCTGTTTATTATATTCTCGGAATGTTGAGTAGTTTGTCTTGAAGTTTACAGTGAATGACAAATACCTTTCGAAATTAGGTATTGAATAAACACTTAACTTTCATGTTTCGAAATAACCATATGCGTATTTCCAAACCTGGTAAACCTGTTTGAATATAGATGCTACAAAGACACTGCTCAGAATgttatacctttttttttttttttttatctataagaGCTAATAACCTGGatctggtgaaaaaaaaaaaaaagtaattttgaggAGAACAGAACATACTCCTAATAGGCAAATAACTATTTTAAGACAGTCGAAGAGACTCACAACACACTCAATCAAGTGTACGCAACAGACTTATTGTGAATGTGAATACTTTGTTGACATCTTGTAATTTATGCTGTAGTGGTACAAAAGTGtagctttacataaaaaaaaaaaaaaaaggaaatagaaaatgtaattttgtccCAATGGTATTTTGGAACTTTGTTACCATatctgtgtgaatgtatgtggCACTTTATCTTTTAAAATGACAAGAAAGCATGTAAACATCTAAAACAAAAGTTGTAAACACATCAAAGTAATGAGAATAGGGGTGTAACGGTCACATTTGTTCTCATGGTTCTGTTTGTATTACTGTTTTAGGGTCATGGTTTCAGTACGGTTCAGTATTCGTTATGTTCAGAAAAATATTACTACCAAATCcaaagtacaaatattctatTTGATAACAAACACATCAAGAGATTTGCCCTcaaattaaccatggtatttgtagtaaaatcatagtaaccacaaaattaacatggttactatatggctactacagtattactgaatAAAATGGTTAAATTTCGTTAGTGTCTTTAACTAAAGAAAACATAATTGCTCTAATTACTAACTCaacttttaacttaatacctCCATATATGCTATATgtatcaacataaagtgcatttcatactcaactcaacatatattcaatattcggaagctgtacatcactatagaaggaaaAACCTTGCTCATAAAATGGATGCTAGAAGGGATGTCGTAACGCAACCCAAGTTTTTTAATCATACGTGGATatcccacatcttcatcaatGGAGTAGGGCAACATAACTTTGGCAATGAACACTCCAAGCGCTTTAGTTATTGTTATATGTAGCTCTGAACTGATGTCTATTTGCTGCTCTATTTTCTTTGCCAAACTGTATGATCCAGATGCGACATTAAACTTGAGATGAACCACGGTGCAAATGCTTACCGAACCGTTGGTGGCGAACCGTAcggtcattttatttgttttactgagaaccgttacacccctaaatAAGAACAAATGGAGTGATtatgattgtattttttttttattaatacccACAGCAATAATACAGTATGTGACCCATACTATGCCATGGTGTAAAAGTAATTTTAGCtattggtttgtttttgttggaATTGTTTTGCATCCTTGATCACAGTAATGAACATTGATATGAAGTACTAATTATTGTTTGGTTGAGCAAGGTgctaaatatgattttaaaattaCCTCCTAAAATTGTGTCAGTAGGTGGACATGCTTATTcctactttttgtttgtttgtttgtttgtttttggcaacagcAGGTTTTGAAATACACTCAATGTTAGGAAAATTCTGTATGAAATATAGAAAAATTTGTATCTGTGCCTGCATTTGACAGCCACCAAATGAAAGACAGATTGTCctgataattttaataatttcagCTCTTATTTTTTTAAGGTGATCCACCATATTGCCGGGGGGAAAATATTATAGACCTAGAGCATATGGGCttataaaaatgttgtaaaaaggGTTTCCGGCCATTTGTTAATGAAAATTATGTCTATTTGTATTTTGGGGAATCGAAGTACAGAGGGATTTTTTTCTGTccttcaaaaatataattttccccTTTAGCTTTTGCAAAGGTCCTTTCACTATTCAGGATATCTTGTTGCATTTGATATATAGAAATTTAGAGTGCTGACATGAATCATTGATTttctttagcatttttagcatgttttggtTTCGTATCAATTCAAACAACAAATCTCCAAGACTCACATTTTTTAGCTgattcaatgtaaaatctgtcccaTTCATACTTCAGAACtgaatgacagattttttttaccCAAACAATTTACGTTCTTTCTCTTTGCACTGATTTCCATGCCAAGACTGTTTGGAGAAATGGGACCGGTCCTAGCCTTTTGGGGGCCTTAAGCAAAAATGTATGGGGGGTGTCATCAATATGTTCCTAACACTACTTATAATGTCTTTGACCGGGTAGGGGCCCCCTGGTGGATCGGCACTGTGGAGAAACATACTCTGCATTTGCAAACTTAAATGAGTATACTTAACATGCGCTCTTGTGTCTCTCAAGATATGTTTATAAGATCTAACTAGCTCAGCAAGATTATATTCAAACTGTCGTTCTGCCATGGCAGAAGTTGACCTGAAACAGAAAACTGACTGTAGAAAAAGACGACTTCCTCTAAAGCCTCTCTTGTGGCAACGCTGAGAACATACTGCATACTACTTGCATTGCATATTGAATTGGGGTCTGaccagtggcgggccgtgcatttaaagtcttgaccttcagtgtgattcatgccattaagaaaacacagttttgtGATGAATAAGGCACCCTaagcctttgggcatcatacattatgtcacagctaactaataataccaattgacattttaaaaacacgtccacgcatgaaagccagaacttgaaatgacacttaatgctcaagcaagcctaattttaactgcagcatgactgctttgtgaaatgaacgtctcccgaacagacattcaaaaatcataatttttcatatgaatctacaaaggaggtctataatacctggaaaaaagctttttaaatgttgcttgcaataaatttagtttcatcagggtacacggttatgctgcgttccattcaagttggatttgAGATATTCCTAATTGAtttctccgaccataaatgcattccattccccgatattcggaactgccatgctcccgttagcttagcaggtgtttgtcTCTCATTAGAGAAGTCTCCTAGCAACACAACATGCTGCAGCGCtaacatttgtgcttcaggtgtttgattatcaaaagagattataatgttttatacacctgtttctgcaggcatttgttaaacaagctttaatatcatgtaatgtggaaagaaactcatttatcgatattaataaagtgaatgtttatcacttactttgtaaatctccctgagtgtcgacatgtttgtgtgacatcatgcacctgcatctcagtgaaATTGTTGAGAATTTCTGGATGAggctacaagttgtaattctgacttcaagatgcatttcattgcacttttatTAGTAGGATGTTGtcaaatccgactttccgagttgaacggaacgcagcactacttttcaaaacttgatgtgacactgaatgctcaagcagcctaatttacactcaGAATACTCCTAATGTTgctgtaacaatgcaaaaaacacttaccaatttacttgaagagaaaatcagtcctcctttcctgtttaataaattaagcaactAAAGTAACACactgtcatgcagaacatcttgtgtttttaaatccataaggatctttttctcaacagcaataccagaagtgacagccgactcgtcagacaTCTTGATCTTACACTTTTCactcttgaattacgtacatcacttaaagcatgattgcatcactcaaggcctgctagaaggcctcgaccgggacatattctaaagatcacacccaccaataacaaataaatcaatctgattggctgatgaatctgtcaatctgactttagttgctcattcatttgcactgttgagggattctgtggaaattcagAAGGCCTGATGGGATGGAGCTCAGATTCATGCGCTGCTTCGGACATGCCATTTGTGAAAccgttgtcacactttgcttgtaagcatcaaggaatacattctgactggataaacttttagtttttctcggtttgtagattaattaagcgTGGAAAGCGataaaaaatacataggcaaaaaggtgattgagaaatatatgaaaaatatttatttatttggcatgttaggctaGCAGAGAAaatgctttgctggccctgagaaatcccACCgggtctgacacatttcagaatgcaacctgtggccgttaagtgaactgcagccagctacctgttgctagTGCACACACTCCATGGGGACACGAGCGAGCAACGTcgaaaacaatgacgtaacgtacaaagaggctgcaagtcatgctgacagatgaggtagctaaattaaaatgacacagttttgattgttttactacaaactttgagactaaccTAAAAGTACTTATAAGCTAACAtggcatactgatacacacatacagctacattctactgaactataccagacagtttactgttgcactgcactgttatgttgcactattgtatgttttgtatgtcatatgttgtactacgaataaaaaaaaacagcgtatttgcttaaatgacttttagtataaagattaagataatgttacctactGTTACATCCATAAATGCGAcctgctcccttcacatgaaaatcagtctacaggctttaataggcaacctagg
Proteins encoded in this region:
- the LOC127644735 gene encoding solute carrier family 22 member 23-like, producing the protein MCETVMAVSELDTEPNPPENGFVTPETNKSPDLLAQIDACVLPSLGGFGKFQKQLIVLTWIPALFIGFSQFSDSFLLAQPNNPCAQVNASTSEPSAVIPSAQFSAVNGNNGTERSSQCICIQSGFELKNGLEQNVVTKWNLVCDSAWIVHIAKFSLLVGSIFGYLVLGVLADWFGRHPVLIISVFFMLVFGMTVAFSVNVPMFSTLRFFEGFCLAGITLSLYALRIELCLPGWRFSMTMVANFVALAGQLIMPGLAALCSDWQILQAVIICPLLLMLSYIWIFPESLRWLLATQQYSRSKWIMERIAKKNTVNLEQDAEELVTELNRALPKQSKKTCIVKMVGTRNLWKNIVVLCVNSLAGYGIHHCFARSMMDQDMETTTMFHNFYADYYTMAGIAVASCVALCPAVGVMGRRGGLLMFMIITALASLLQLGLLNLLGKYSVQLNIERSDTLKSNFSVAFSIIGMFSSHAVSNLSIFFCAEITPTVIRGGGLGLVLASAGFGMLTAPIMELHNQKGYFLHHVIFACCTLICIICILLLPETRNRSLPETLADGESYTRQPLQLPRKPGEQRLLLTKSESREYARVGDTPLHEAAATAISTMDSTASSAVELPTLQDVPVQQATGTVQLLRMKILSSTKEQGEIKQNFDECPTSVTTLESSAPSLEDPLLTSIPNTSTPISINSLRVSKMESPPDVILDVLPSCTLDTPLITDLVLESPASSLIDQSSASTSDVQTLTLVDIVIPPPVESPAPGANESKYQAGMDSTDPLLDSSLHLTVASPETPVDDTIPLSAMNLSDPLPPATGQIPIDPLNDIPPPCSRESSVHLVIEFQPPSPTERSLQPIIDPQSSASSSQVHAIPPQSFSSPIDSGTPLLHSVSSSAIDSIESGPPSSAVLETLRNGAALLSTANLTAPHATSTDSVTESGHPCMADSTLSSPIDSSISPTLIITETCSASGVSPL